DNA sequence from the Candidatus Nealsonbacteria bacterium genome:
TCATCCAAAGAAACAAAAAATTGGGAAGAACCCGGATCTCCCTGCCGGCCGGCTCTTCCTCTCAATTGATTGTCAATTCTCCGAGCTTCATGCCTTTCGGTTCCTATTATATGCAACCCTCCTGCTTCTTTTGTTTTCTTGGCTTCATCCAGATTTGGCGGATTACCACCTAAAATAATATCCACTCCTCTGCCGGCCATGTTTGTGGCTACGGTTACAGCCCCTAATCTTCCGGCCTGAGCAATAATTTCACCTTCTTTTTCGTGGTGCTTAGCGTTTAAAATTTGATGGGGAATTCCTTCTCTTTCCAAAATCTGTCCCAAATATTCGTTTTTTTCAACCGACCTTGTCCCGATCAAAATCGGCTGCCCAATTGAATGTCTTTTTTTAATTTCTTCCACCACGGCTTTGAATTTTCCTTTTTCGGTTCGATAAATCCTGTCAGGCAAATTTTTTCTGGCAAGGGGTAAATTAGTGGGAATATTCTCAGCCTCCAGATGATAAACCTTGTCAAATTCTTCAGCCGAAGTTAAGGCGGTACCAGTCATTCCAGCTAATTTTTTATACATTCGAAAATAGTTTTGAAAAGTAACAGAAGCTAAAGTTTTTGATACGGGCTGTACTTCATTTCCTTTACCCTGAATATATTCTTTAGCTTCAGCTGCTTGATGCAACCCATGAGACCATCTTCTCCCTGGCATTAACCTGCCAGTAAATTCATCAACGATAATTATTTCTCCATTTTTTACCACATATTCCCTGTCTAAAATAAAAAATTCTTTTTTTCTTATGGCATTATCTATTTTTTTTAATAAATTTTGTGAATCTAAAAAATCTTTTTCTGACCAAGGACCATTTTCTGACCAAGGGTCTTTTCCTAAAATTTTAATAAAATTTTCTTGGCCTTCTTTTGTCCATTCAAATGTTTTTTGTTTTTCATCGATTGAATAATCTACTTCTTTTTTTAACTGTTCAGCAATTCTAGCAATCTGATAATATCTTTGCTGTTCTTCTTTCCATTCTTTTTCCGACATTAAAGCCGTTTCGGGCATAGATATTATTAAAGGAGTACGGGCTTCATCGATTAAAATGGAGTCAACCTCGTCAACAATGGCAAAATTATATCCTCGCTGAGATTGATCTTTTAAATCATAAACCAAGTTATCTCTTAAATAATCGAAGCCGAATTCATTATTAGTACCATAAGTAATGTCTGCAAGATAAGCTTCTCTCCGAGAAATCGGCCTCAAAAAATTTTGAACTATTTTAAAGGAGCCGAGTTCGTCTCTGGCCTTATCTTGCTCTTCGTCCGGTTTTTTATAACTTGGGTCATATAAAAACGACTGCTCATGATTCAAGCAAGAAGTCGACAAACCCAAAGAATCGTAAATTTGACCCATCCAAACCGCGTCTCTCCGAGATAAATAGTCGTTGACCGTTACCACGTGGACGCCCTTTTCAGTCAAAGCATTGAGATAAACGGCCAAAGTAGCTACTAAGGTTTTCCCTTCTCCGGTTTTCATCTCAACGATTTTTCCCTGATGCAGGGCGATTCCGCCCATTAACTGGCAATCAAAATGTCGCTGTTTTAGGGTTCTTTTGGATGCTTCCCTGGCCAAAGCAAAAGCTTCGGGCAATAAATCATCCAAATTTTCTCCCTTTCCAATTCTTTCTTTAAAATCTTTTGTTTTTACTCTAATTTCATCTAAAGAAAATTTTTCGGTTTCTTTTTCAAAACCGTTAATTTTTTCTATCAAGGGTTTTATGCTTTTTATATATCTTTCATTAGAGTTCGCAAAAATCTTATCAAAAATCATAAAATTGATTGTTTAAAATTGTTTTTTATTTTACAACATTTTTTTCAAATATTCAAGGAATAAATAATGTAAAAATAAATAATCTTATCCACAGATAATTTGAACAATACTATTAAAAGTACTATTATTAAATAAAGAAATAAATAAAAAATTTATGGCAAACCAAAGGAAAAATCCGTTATCAATTATAAAAAACATTATATACGTTATTCTCTTTTTAGCCATTATATTAGTTACTTTTTTAATTATTTTTAATATTGAATTTGAGGAAGCGATCAGGTTTGCTCTTTTCTTTATCTTAGTGTTTTTATCAGTCGACCTTTTTAAAAAATTAAGAGAAGAAAATATAGTTAAAAAATAAAAAAATATTTTAAAAATATCAAACAAAAAATCGCCTAATTGGCGATTTTTTTCGAATATCGAAGCCAACCTAACCTCTTGAAGTAAAAAATATTATAAACTACTCCATTCATTAGGGGCGGAGTATCCCCTTTAGAGCAAATTCTTTTGTCCCGATTTATCGGAACAAAAGAAAATTTTTAATTCTTCGGGCCATTCTTTTATATCTTGAAACCTGTTTTTGTTTATATCGGTCAATTTCTCCCTGTAATTCGTCCTTGACCTCATCAATTGCCAAATACATGTCTTCTTTAATTGATTCAGCTCTCAAACTTCTGCCGGGCAACCTTATTTGGCATTCGGCTCGAAAAACTTTTCCTTTATGGTGATGATGAGTGGTCCTTTCCAGCTCTACCCAAGCCTCGTAAGAAGGTTTCCCTTTTTCAAAATCTTGACCTTTTTCCCCAATTCGCTGAAGAAACTTTTCCAGCTCCCCTATTTTTTTTTCAGCATAATCTTTCAGTGAGGGGGTCAAGTCAATATTGGTTGTTTTAATAATAATTTTCATATTGTTTTTTTGTTTGATTATTTAATTTAAAAATTAAAATCCTAAATATTTGATTTCTTCTCTTAGTTCAATTTTAAATTTTTCTTTTACTTTTCTCTTTGCCAAATTAATTAAATTTAAAACATCATCGGCTTTAGCTCCGCCTAAATTGATTATAAAATTAGCGTGTTTTGAAGAAATTTGAGCTTTACCAATGATTTTTCCTTTCAGTCCGCATTTCTCAATCAGCTCACCGGCTGATTTTTGAGGAGGATTTTTAAAAACAGACCCGGCCGATGGAAAATCTAAAGGGTGATTTTTGATTCGATAATCTAAATAACCTTTTATATCTTTTTTAATTTTGTTTTTTTCACCTTTTTTTAATTTAAAGACGGCCGAAAGAATAATTAAATTTTCTCTTTTTTTAAAAATACTCTCTCGATATTTAAAACAACATTCATTTACTTTAAAAGCTCTGATTTTCTCGGTTTTAGCGTCATAAGCCTCTACTTCTCCTATAACATCTTTAATTTCCCCGCCAAAAGCTCCGGCATTGCCTCTTATTGCTCCGCCAACGGTTCCATAAATTCCTCTCGCCCACCCTAATCCTGAAAGCCCTTTTTCCGCCGATTCATTGACCACTTTCGATAAAGAAACACCCGCTTCTGCAAAGACTTCAAGTCCTTTGGTCTTAAAGTTAGAATTTTGGATTTTTATAACTAATCCGTCAAATCCGTTGTCTGCAACCAAAAGATTGCTTCCTTGTCCTAAAACAAAAACTGGGATTTTCATTTTCTTTGATTCTCCTATCGCTCTGATTAATTCTTTTTTCGTTCTAGCTGTAAAAAAATATTTCGCAGCGCCTCCAATTTTAAAGGTTGTATAGGGAGCTAATTTAATATTTTTTTTAAATTTAGGAACCATTTTTTTATTTATAACAGTTTTAGAAAAAAAACAAAAGGGCCGGAAGAGTTGACTCCAATTCTAAGTTTTTTAGTGAGTGCGTACCTTCCGGCCCAATTTAAATTATATAAAAATTTCTTTTAAAAAGCAAAAGGCCTCGCTCGAGGGAGGTCTTTTGCCAACTTTAGAATTGTAATCCGATAAATCAGATTACACTCACTGTTTAAATATTAGCAAATTTAAAAAAATTGTCAAGGGCAACCTTGATCTTTACAAGGGCAACCTTGATCTTTATATTGATTTTAAAATAGGCTCAATATCTGTCCGCCAATCAGGATTAATTTTAAGGGCCTCATCAACTCTTTCTTGAACAAAACTCGTATTGCCGGTTACCCTTGCTATTATTTGAGCGATTTGAATTGCTACTAAGTGAGATCTTTCGGCTCTAGGCTCTAAGTCTATGGCTTTTTTAGCTAAAGACATAGCTTCTTCGGGTTTATTTTTAAAAAGCTCTGTTTGAGCTAAAGCCCAGTAACCCTGTTGATTACCAGGCCCTATTTCTATTGCTTTTTTTAAAACCTCTTCTGACAAGTCAAACTTGGAGGAATCGAAACGTCCGTAAATATTATAAAGCCTGCCGAGAGATAAATAAGAAGTATAGAGTAGGGGTTGTTCTTTAATATTTTCTTTCATTGCGTCAATTGCAAAATCAAGCTCCTTTTTTTGATAATCTTCCGGAACCTGTTGGGATAATTCTTGCTGGGAAAGCATTGATGCATATTGGGTAAAGGTTTCTCTTATTTCTTTTCTACCCAAGGAAGAAATAGCTAATGTTTTTTTATAAAGAGATACTCTTTCGTCAATATTTGAAGATTTAAGAGCCACTACCGTATAATTATCGGCCCTTAAAGGTTGAATAACAAAATTAAAAAAAGAAAAACAAAAAACAACAAAAATAATTAATATAATAAGAGGATTAGGAGGGATTAATTTTTTTTCAAAATCTTTTTTTCTTTCAGAGGCAACACTTCCTATAAAACCTAAAATTAAAAAAAACATTACCAGACTGTTCACCATATCAAAAACAGTAAGATTTTGAATAAAATAAGCAATTAAAGCCGCAGAAAATATTACTGCAATTGAAAAATCAACTCTTTCGGTAAAATATTTTTTCCAAGATACATAAAAAACTGCGCCTAAGATTCCAAGATAGCTAAAAAATCCGATAATACCGTTAGAAACCAATAAATCAACCACAATATTATGGGCTCGGTCATACCACAAATCAGCTCCGGCTTCCGGTAATAACATTTTAGGATTAAAATTTTTAAAATAAGCATAATGAAAATTCTCCGGACCCCAGCCTAACAATGGTTTCTCTAGCCAAGCGTTCCAGCCTGTTTCCCAAACATATAATCTTGCCTTAGCGGAAAGACCGACTTTTTCAAGTAAAAACTTTTGAACAAAATTATCTTGCAATTGGATTGAAAAAAATAAAACCACAGCAAAACTTAAAGAAGTGACCGTCAAAATAATAATCGCAGCTATTTTTAAAATTCCTTTTTCATAAAAAATAATTTTTAATAAAAAGATAAGAATCATTCCGCAAAAAAAAGCAATAGCTGCCGCTCGACCGGTACTTAAAAGTAAGCACAAAACAAGAAAAATAAAGCTTGCCGGATAAAAAATATCAAATTCTTTTATTTTAATAAAAGAAAAAAAAGATTCATTTTGAAAGTTATGATTTTTTTTTCCTATATTAATAACAAAAAGATATAGGGCAAAAAAAGCGTTAAACATTAAATAAGTAGCCAGAAAAGAACTGTTTCCCAGAGTAGCCCCTCCTCGAGTGCCCAAACCCATTTTTTCAAGAGGATTAATCTTGGTTTGGCCTAAAAGCATTAAAAAACCTATTAAGATAGAAACCATTATCGAAAATTCAAAAATTCTAAACCAGTCCTTTCTTTTAAAAACAGAAGAAACAACTATGAAAAAAGTAAAAAGATGAAACCACATTAAAAGACCCGTCATTCTTTCGTATTTTGACCAAAAACTCTGAGAAAAATCCGCTCCGAAAACAGAGGAAACAATAGAGGCAATTATAAATACAATTATAGCTATTAATAAAATATTTAATTTCGGCCTATATTTAGGATAGAAAATCGCTAAAATTACATAAAAAAGAAAAATTATTTCGCTTAAACCAAAAAAATAAAGACTTTTAGGCCCTACAAAAGGAAAAAAGAATTTGCCCGATAAAATGATGGGGGTAAATAATATCAAATATGTGCCTATTTTTATGATAAATAAGCACATTCTTTCTAGTAATTTTCCTAAAAAAACAGAATAAGAATCAATTTTTAATTCTTTTATATTATTAAATTTATTCATAAATGAAATTTAAATGATACTTAATATTATACAAAAATAATACAAAAATCAAGATTTAAAGGTTTTCGAAATAAGGAATCAATTTTTTAAAAACTGCCAGGACTGCTTCTTTTTTTCTTTCTTTTGCGGCAACCTCCAGCTCCTTTAGGCTGTTTTCTAATTTTTCTTCGTTAACTTCAGAAAGTTTAGCGCTAAAAATATTCTGATTTTTAGTTACCAAAACACCTTCTTCGGCGGTTAAAATTTCTTCAAAAAGTTTTTCTCCAGGCCGAGGTTTTGTAAAAACAATGTGAATATCTTTGTCGGGTTCTAGGCCGGACAAACGAATTAAATCTTTGGCTAAGTTTAAAATTTTAATCGGTTTTCCCATGTCTAAAACAAATACTTCTCCTCCTTGACCCATTTCCGCCGCCTGCATTACCAAAAGACAAGCCTCTGAAATCAGCATGAAATACCTCTTCATTTCCGGATGGGTAACTTCAATTGGCCCTCCCTTTTTAATCTGTTCTTTAAAAATAGGAATAACGCTTCCCCTGCTATCTAAAACGTTGCCAAATCTTACTGATATAAATTTAGTAACGCCTTTTTTGTTTAAAAATTGGCAAACCATTTCCCCTATTCTTTTGGTGGCGCCCATCACAGAAGAAGGTTTTACGGCCTTATCGCTGGATATAAAAATAAATTTTTCCAATCCATACTTCATTGCCGCCTCTGCAACTGTCTTTGTTCCAAAAATATTATTTTTAACTGCTTCGTCCGGATGTTCCTCCATCAAATGAACGTGCTTGTAAGCAGCAGCGTGAAATAAAACCTGAGGTTGAAATTTTTTGAAAAGATAATCAATTTTATCATTATCTTGAATATCGGCAATTTCAGCTGAAAAATTAAGGCTAGGAAACTTACCTCTTAATTGTTCTGAAATATTAAAAATACCTGTTTCGTCCTGATCAAGCAAAATAATCAATGCGGGATTAAATTTTGCAATCTGCCTAGATAATTCAGAACCAATGGAACCGGCAGCTCCGGTAATTAAAATTTTTTTATTTTTTATAAAATTTTCAATTAAAGAAAGGTCTAAAAAAACAGGCTCCCTTTGAAGCAAGTACTCAACCTTCAATTCTTTTAAGTCGGCTAAAGAAATTTGACCGTCGATGATTTCGGCAACAGAAGGAATTATTTTAATTTTCTTAATACCGGATTCTCTGCTTTTTTCTACCGCTTTTTTAATAACACTTGATCCGACAGAAGATAAAGCAATAATTATATTTTTTATTTGATTTTCTTTAACTATCTTAGGGATATCATCGATTCTCCCTAAAACTTTCAATCCGTGGATGGTAACCCCTTGTTTTATATCATTGTCGTCGATAAAACCAACCGGATAAAAAAAACTGGATTTTAAAATTAAAATACTTCTTGCAATTTGTTCTCCCGCATCACCGGCTCCAACAATCAGAGTTTTTTCTTTTAATTCAGAAAATTTTCTTTCAAAAATTTGCAAATAAACTCTTTTTGCAAAACGAATTCCTCCGCAAAATAAAATTATCAAAAAAAAGCTCACAACAAAAGTAGAGCGGGGAAAACCATAAAAAATAGCTTTATCTTTAAATATAAAAAAAATTGCGCCTAAAATAGAAAATCCTACAATAGAAGACTTAGCTAAAGATATAAGCTCTTCGGCGCTAACAAAAGACCAAGAAAAAGAATAAAGCTTATTAAAATTAAAAATCGGAATTAAGA
Encoded proteins:
- a CDS encoding nucleoside-diphosphate sugar epimerase/dehydratase, coding for MKELLKKIKRTPTTRKIFFLLNDLFLIPLAVYLSFFLRFEAEIPGQYFGAIIIMAVLALFFLIPIFNFNKLYSFSWSFVSAEELISLAKSSIVGFSILGAIFFIFKDKAIFYGFPRSTFVVSFFLIILFCGGIRFAKRVYLQIFERKFSELKEKTLIVGAGDAGEQIARSILILKSSFFYPVGFIDDNDIKQGVTIHGLKVLGRIDDIPKIVKENQIKNIIIALSSVGSSVIKKAVEKSRESGIKKIKIIPSVAEIIDGQISLADLKELKVEYLLQREPVFLDLSLIENFIKNKKILITGAAGSIGSELSRQIAKFNPALIILLDQDETGIFNISEQLRGKFPSLNFSAEIADIQDNDKIDYLFKKFQPQVLFHAAAYKHVHLMEEHPDEAVKNNIFGTKTVAEAAMKYGLEKFIFISSDKAVKPSSVMGATKRIGEMVCQFLNKKGVTKFISVRFGNVLDSRGSVIPIFKEQIKKGGPIEVTHPEMKRYFMLISEACLLVMQAAEMGQGGEVFVLDMGKPIKILNLAKDLIRLSGLEPDKDIHIVFTKPRPGEKLFEEILTAEEGVLVTKNQNIFSAKLSEVNEEKLENSLKELEVAAKERKKEAVLAVFKKLIPYFENL
- the murB gene encoding UDP-N-acetylmuramate dehydrogenase, producing MVPKFKKNIKLAPYTTFKIGGAAKYFFTARTKKELIRAIGESKKMKIPVFVLGQGSNLLVADNGFDGLVIKIQNSNFKTKGLEVFAEAGVSLSKVVNESAEKGLSGLGWARGIYGTVGGAIRGNAGAFGGEIKDVIGEVEAYDAKTEKIRAFKVNECCFKYRESIFKKRENLIILSAVFKLKKGEKNKIKKDIKGYLDYRIKNHPLDFPSAGSVFKNPPQKSAGELIEKCGLKGKIIGKAQISSKHANFIINLGGAKADDVLNLINLAKRKVKEKFKIELREEIKYLGF
- a CDS encoding O-antigen ligase family protein, producing the protein MNKFNNIKELKIDSYSVFLGKLLERMCLFIIKIGTYLILFTPIILSGKFFFPFVGPKSLYFFGLSEIIFLFYVILAIFYPKYRPKLNILLIAIIVFIIASIVSSVFGADFSQSFWSKYERMTGLLMWFHLFTFFIVVSSVFKRKDWFRIFEFSIMVSILIGFLMLLGQTKINPLEKMGLGTRGGATLGNSSFLATYLMFNAFFALYLFVINIGKKNHNFQNESFFSFIKIKEFDIFYPASFIFLVLCLLLSTGRAAAIAFFCGMILIFLLKIIFYEKGILKIAAIIILTVTSLSFAVVLFFSIQLQDNFVQKFLLEKVGLSAKARLYVWETGWNAWLEKPLLGWGPENFHYAYFKNFNPKMLLPEAGADLWYDRAHNIVVDLLVSNGIIGFFSYLGILGAVFYVSWKKYFTERVDFSIAVIFSAALIAYFIQNLTVFDMVNSLVMFFLILGFIGSVASERKKDFEKKLIPPNPLIILIIFVVFCFSFFNFVIQPLRADNYTVVALKSSNIDERVSLYKKTLAISSLGRKEIRETFTQYASMLSQQELSQQVPEDYQKKELDFAIDAMKENIKEQPLLYTSYLSLGRLYNIYGRFDSSKFDLSEEVLKKAIEIGPGNQQGYWALAQTELFKNKPEEAMSLAKKAIDLEPRAERSHLVAIQIAQIIARVTGNTSFVQERVDEALKINPDWRTDIEPILKSI
- the secA gene encoding preprotein translocase subunit SecA, producing the protein MIFDKIFANSNERYIKSIKPLIEKINGFEKETEKFSLDEIRVKTKDFKERIGKGENLDDLLPEAFALAREASKRTLKQRHFDCQLMGGIALHQGKIVEMKTGEGKTLVATLAVYLNALTEKGVHVVTVNDYLSRRDAVWMGQIYDSLGLSTSCLNHEQSFLYDPSYKKPDEEQDKARDELGSFKIVQNFLRPISRREAYLADITYGTNNEFGFDYLRDNLVYDLKDQSQRGYNFAIVDEVDSILIDEARTPLIISMPETALMSEKEWKEEQQRYYQIARIAEQLKKEVDYSIDEKQKTFEWTKEGQENFIKILGKDPWSENGPWSEKDFLDSQNLLKKIDNAIRKKEFFILDREYVVKNGEIIIVDEFTGRLMPGRRWSHGLHQAAEAKEYIQGKGNEVQPVSKTLASVTFQNYFRMYKKLAGMTGTALTSAEEFDKVYHLEAENIPTNLPLARKNLPDRIYRTEKGKFKAVVEEIKKRHSIGQPILIGTRSVEKNEYLGQILEREGIPHQILNAKHHEKEGEIIAQAGRLGAVTVATNMAGRGVDIILGGNPPNLDEAKKTKEAGGLHIIGTERHEARRIDNQLRGRAGRQGDPGSSQFFVSLDDDLMRIFGGDRLKSLMERLNIPEDQPIEAKLISNAIESAQSKIEGMNFDIRKHVLEYDDVMNKHRETIYRKRKEFLTASPQELKEKILKIVRDQGFSEKDYEVKEKEIGEENMRKIEKIASLRTLDSFWMDHIDSMEDLKDAVGLRAYGQQDPLVEYKTEGHQRFKNLLKIIESAIIQSILKAEIRKEPNQNTLRDNASSAAYFPKTKETPGRNDPCPCGSGKKYKRCHGV
- the raiA gene encoding ribosome-associated translation inhibitor RaiA gives rise to the protein MKIIIKTTNIDLTPSLKDYAEKKIGELEKFLQRIGEKGQDFEKGKPSYEAWVELERTTHHHHKGKVFRAECQIRLPGRSLRAESIKEDMYLAIDEVKDELQGEIDRYKQKQVSRYKRMARRIKNFLLFR